The following coding sequences lie in one Cloeon dipterum chromosome 1, ieCloDipt1.1, whole genome shotgun sequence genomic window:
- the BBS5 gene encoding Bardet-Biedl syndrome 5 protein homolog isoform X2 — MALPRIWEDREIRFDLPGIDLQPRSGEHILMRCEGVEDTKGNAGDSGSLSISNLRVVWNSHVSSRISLSIGYNCVVQVTTKIINSKLMGVAKALYILTRTPSARYEFIFTNLDASDILKHYNAVLAVYKSYCSSRLYRELRLRGAIFHGPGQLRTLRNERIMNTLRGVWNLASDQGSLGTMLISNIRVVWFAEMNEHFNISLPFLQIKQVRVRNSKFGDALVLATQEGPGGGGYVLGFRIDPAEKLQAVCQELIALHKAFTREPDFGVHVDFASPEVTQGEEAVQQIREELAVEKEVQEIDDRPNEMSDALVNYYAAGSESTISEVSKSKNPVSFCSELGLAIETPKEGFTVKSLWEVLTNDQA, encoded by the exons ATGGCTCTACCTAGGATTTGGGAGGATAGGGAGATCCGCTTTGACTTGCCTGGCAT cGATCTGCAGCCCAGGTCAGGTGAACACATATTGATGCGATGTGAAGGCGTGGAAGACACCAAAGGGAATGCCGGTGACAGTGGCTCTTTGTCAATCAGCAATCTTCGAGTTGTGTGGAATTCGCACGTCTCATCCAGGATAAGTTTGT CTATTGGATACAACTGTGTGGTGCAGGTCACAACTAAGATTATCAATTCA AAATTAATGGGAGTTGCCAAAGCTTTATACATACTGACCAGAACTCCATCGGCGCGCTACGAATTCATTTTCACAAATCTTGATGCCTCCGACATACTGAAACACTATAATGCAGTGCTGGCTGTTTACAA GTCATATTGTAGTTCCAGACTGTACAGGGAGCTGCGGCTGAGGGGAGCAATTTTTCATGGTCCTGGTCAGTTGAGAACATTGAGAAATGAAAGGATTATGAACACATTGAGAGGAGTGTGGAACTTGGCCAGTGATCAG GGAAGTCTAGGCACAATGTTGATTTCAAACATTCGTGTTGTATGGTTTGCTGAAATGAACGAGCACTTCAACATTTCTCTGCCTTTTCTACAAATCAAACAG GTGAGAGTTCGAAACTCAAAATTTGGAGACGCGCTGGTCCTGGCGACTCAGGAGGGTCCTGGTGGTGGTGGCTACGTGTTGGGTTTTAGAATAGACCCTGCTGAGAAACTGCAAGCTGTTTGTCAAGAACTGATAGCCTTGCACAAAGCGTTCACCAGGGAGCCAGATTTTGGGGTTCACGTTGATTTCGCTTCCCCAGAAGTAACTCAAGGAGAAGAGGCAGTGCagcaaatt agaGAGGAGCTAGCAGTTGAAAAGGAGGTGCAGGAAATTGATGATAGGCCAAATGAAATGTCAGATGCTCTGGTCAACTATTATGCTGCTGGCTCTGAATCAACAATTTCAGAAGTTAGCAAAAGCAAAAACCCTGTCAGCTTCTGCTCCGAATTGGGTTTGGCCATAGAAACGCCCAAAGAGGGTTTTACTGTTAAATCTTTGTGGGAGGTTTTGACCAATGATCAAGCATGA
- the BBS5 gene encoding Bardet-Biedl syndrome 5 protein homolog isoform X1: MALPRIWEDREIRFDLPGIDLQPRSGEHILMRCEGVEDTKGNAGDSGSLSISNLRVVWNSHVSSRISLSIGYNCVVQVTTKIINSVSFILLIVPYLSRFANNFQKLMGVAKALYILTRTPSARYEFIFTNLDASDILKHYNAVLAVYKSYCSSRLYRELRLRGAIFHGPGQLRTLRNERIMNTLRGVWNLASDQGSLGTMLISNIRVVWFAEMNEHFNISLPFLQIKQVRVRNSKFGDALVLATQEGPGGGGYVLGFRIDPAEKLQAVCQELIALHKAFTREPDFGVHVDFASPEVTQGEEAVQQIREELAVEKEVQEIDDRPNEMSDALVNYYAAGSESTISEVSKSKNPVSFCSELGLAIETPKEGFTVKSLWEVLTNDQA; the protein is encoded by the exons ATGGCTCTACCTAGGATTTGGGAGGATAGGGAGATCCGCTTTGACTTGCCTGGCAT cGATCTGCAGCCCAGGTCAGGTGAACACATATTGATGCGATGTGAAGGCGTGGAAGACACCAAAGGGAATGCCGGTGACAGTGGCTCTTTGTCAATCAGCAATCTTCGAGTTGTGTGGAATTCGCACGTCTCATCCAGGATAAGTTTGT CTATTGGATACAACTGTGTGGTGCAGGTCACAACTAAGATTATCAATTCAGTGAGTTTCATACTGTTGATTGTTCCATATCTTTCACGATTTGCCAACAACTTTCAGAAATTAATGGGAGTTGCCAAAGCTTTATACATACTGACCAGAACTCCATCGGCGCGCTACGAATTCATTTTCACAAATCTTGATGCCTCCGACATACTGAAACACTATAATGCAGTGCTGGCTGTTTACAA GTCATATTGTAGTTCCAGACTGTACAGGGAGCTGCGGCTGAGGGGAGCAATTTTTCATGGTCCTGGTCAGTTGAGAACATTGAGAAATGAAAGGATTATGAACACATTGAGAGGAGTGTGGAACTTGGCCAGTGATCAG GGAAGTCTAGGCACAATGTTGATTTCAAACATTCGTGTTGTATGGTTTGCTGAAATGAACGAGCACTTCAACATTTCTCTGCCTTTTCTACAAATCAAACAG GTGAGAGTTCGAAACTCAAAATTTGGAGACGCGCTGGTCCTGGCGACTCAGGAGGGTCCTGGTGGTGGTGGCTACGTGTTGGGTTTTAGAATAGACCCTGCTGAGAAACTGCAAGCTGTTTGTCAAGAACTGATAGCCTTGCACAAAGCGTTCACCAGGGAGCCAGATTTTGGGGTTCACGTTGATTTCGCTTCCCCAGAAGTAACTCAAGGAGAAGAGGCAGTGCagcaaatt agaGAGGAGCTAGCAGTTGAAAAGGAGGTGCAGGAAATTGATGATAGGCCAAATGAAATGTCAGATGCTCTGGTCAACTATTATGCTGCTGGCTCTGAATCAACAATTTCAGAAGTTAGCAAAAGCAAAAACCCTGTCAGCTTCTGCTCCGAATTGGGTTTGGCCATAGAAACGCCCAAAGAGGGTTTTACTGTTAAATCTTTGTGGGAGGTTTTGACCAATGATCAAGCATGA
- the BBS5 gene encoding Bardet-Biedl syndrome 5 protein homolog isoform X3, producing MRCEGVEDTKGNAGDSGSLSISNLRVVWNSHVSSRISLSIGYNCVVQVTTKIINSVSFILLIVPYLSRFANNFQKLMGVAKALYILTRTPSARYEFIFTNLDASDILKHYNAVLAVYKSYCSSRLYRELRLRGAIFHGPGQLRTLRNERIMNTLRGVWNLASDQGSLGTMLISNIRVVWFAEMNEHFNISLPFLQIKQVRVRNSKFGDALVLATQEGPGGGGYVLGFRIDPAEKLQAVCQELIALHKAFTREPDFGVHVDFASPEVTQGEEAVQQIREELAVEKEVQEIDDRPNEMSDALVNYYAAGSESTISEVSKSKNPVSFCSELGLAIETPKEGFTVKSLWEVLTNDQA from the exons ATGCGATGTGAAGGCGTGGAAGACACCAAAGGGAATGCCGGTGACAGTGGCTCTTTGTCAATCAGCAATCTTCGAGTTGTGTGGAATTCGCACGTCTCATCCAGGATAAGTTTGT CTATTGGATACAACTGTGTGGTGCAGGTCACAACTAAGATTATCAATTCAGTGAGTTTCATACTGTTGATTGTTCCATATCTTTCACGATTTGCCAACAACTTTCAGAAATTAATGGGAGTTGCCAAAGCTTTATACATACTGACCAGAACTCCATCGGCGCGCTACGAATTCATTTTCACAAATCTTGATGCCTCCGACATACTGAAACACTATAATGCAGTGCTGGCTGTTTACAA GTCATATTGTAGTTCCAGACTGTACAGGGAGCTGCGGCTGAGGGGAGCAATTTTTCATGGTCCTGGTCAGTTGAGAACATTGAGAAATGAAAGGATTATGAACACATTGAGAGGAGTGTGGAACTTGGCCAGTGATCAG GGAAGTCTAGGCACAATGTTGATTTCAAACATTCGTGTTGTATGGTTTGCTGAAATGAACGAGCACTTCAACATTTCTCTGCCTTTTCTACAAATCAAACAG GTGAGAGTTCGAAACTCAAAATTTGGAGACGCGCTGGTCCTGGCGACTCAGGAGGGTCCTGGTGGTGGTGGCTACGTGTTGGGTTTTAGAATAGACCCTGCTGAGAAACTGCAAGCTGTTTGTCAAGAACTGATAGCCTTGCACAAAGCGTTCACCAGGGAGCCAGATTTTGGGGTTCACGTTGATTTCGCTTCCCCAGAAGTAACTCAAGGAGAAGAGGCAGTGCagcaaatt agaGAGGAGCTAGCAGTTGAAAAGGAGGTGCAGGAAATTGATGATAGGCCAAATGAAATGTCAGATGCTCTGGTCAACTATTATGCTGCTGGCTCTGAATCAACAATTTCAGAAGTTAGCAAAAGCAAAAACCCTGTCAGCTTCTGCTCCGAATTGGGTTTGGCCATAGAAACGCCCAAAGAGGGTTTTACTGTTAAATCTTTGTGGGAGGTTTTGACCAATGATCAAGCATGA
- the LOC135934886 gene encoding uncharacterized protein LOC135934886 yields MRESRGLEGEAQSKALEMYLCLADSASGAESAECPSRCAARGLADRCLTAQAPPTQQQQQQLHNSTSEELGEQVAGGWLVNDDNQRLRAIKSSKDQNSLPEAEASKMLREAWNAPRAPPSCDTIVQETVTTTTTTTTRRRLPSAPEARLRRLFLAAAPTAQPQQQPANRPVSAPAMCSDSVLLPGDAGTLMPKNHRTPCYCHHSQVGNKEQMQQHFEFSCRLNIDDMNYNYNYIENEYFLPARIIPRFSPLPRTVSMLANTSKSISSSDEDECRSLADSLEDLSRLNSQTSFDDKLAHGGTSPALPQSQSPTKPPLPKPEKFFVNLKEQEDNNFGLQLPDFLREKLEKRRQELENKKPKSLEPLQTQRIRTPRLNRARRIVINKFNQFESIPEENLDTNNRIKLARTRAMARNYQPRFQVGHSQRALQGIVQETKDLSIISSKVDGKEAIQSVVPLPMPRVKGKELTELAASTPGWGNFYVIKGDEAVVINARDKGDAPKAKSARKKWTKIESSSSEERITTSVRMHNSPTTQYQSRQQRAVTSVSKSSPALPRLSSGLGGKSASSERVQPLPNLQRHTPVPAIKRRTPASAQNSVALPPLHSPTADDSSVRFRTYTRSRSGKERPSPLSPSKAKVSVVKQTNMISKADIEPGTIVAEAGSTDAGTWSVTLSGLYPQPEMELRLVFPPLADGEEAVDENPSPKGDKESHRKSPKRQNDKHSRVPTPADGENCANYIINIKNGGEKDVANRRPSSAISVNSNRPSRPNSAGSPTSKSKALVPVSKAIVPHQTEMPLTTSSAEDMLMWPEMQALIQEQMTRHIKKQITTVTRSQTMTTTTEGAIMVQRLRGGESTEALTFSPELQPLEANHTVVATQRRKRASS; encoded by the exons actccACAACTCGACTTCAG AGGAACTTGGGGAGCAAGTTGCGGGCGGCTGGTTGGTTAACGACGACAATCAACGCCTGCGAGCGATTAAATCCTCCAAGGATCAAAATAGCCTGCCTGAAGCAGAGGCCTCAAAAATGCTGAGAGAAGCCTGGAACGCGCCAAGAGCGCCGCCTTCGTGCGACACGATTGT GCAAGAGACGGTCACAACAACCACAACCACTACAACCCGTCGGCGCCTGCCGTCAGCTCCTGAAGCCCGCCTCCGGCGTCTTTTCTTGGCAGCCGCCCCCACCGCCCAGCCTCAGCAGCAGCCGGCAAATCGGCCTGTGTCGGCTCCCGCGATGTGCAGCGACTCAGTCCTGCTGCCCGGCGACGCCGGAACACTTATGCCCAAGAACCACCGCACACCATGCTACTGTCACCACTCACAAGTAGGAAATAAAGAACAG atgcAACAGCATTTTGAGTTCTCATGTCGGCTCAATATTGACGACATGAATTACAACTACAATTATATTGAGAACGAGTACTTCTTACCAGCAAGGATTATTCCGCGGTTTTCCCCCTTACCACGGACTGTCTCCATGCTGGCGAATACGTCTAAATCGATAAGCTCCAGCGATGAGGACGAATGCCGTAGCCTTGCAGACAGTCTTGAAGACCTTTCAAG ATTAAACTCTCAAACAAGTTTCGACGACAAACTGGCGCACGGAGGCACATCACCAGCGCTCCCCCAGAGCCAAAGCCCGACGAAACCTCCGTTACCGAAGCCTGAAAAGTTCTTCGTGAACCTGAAAGAGCAGGAGGACAACAACTTCGGCCTACAATTGCCAGATTTTCTGCGCGAGAAACTGGAAAAGCGGCGTCAAGAGCTGGAGAACAAAAAGCCAAAGTCGCTGGAGCCGCTTCAGACGCAACGCATTAGGACGCCACGGCTTAACAGGGCCAGGCGAATTGTGATTAACAAGTTCAACCAGTTTGAGAGCATCCCGGAGGAAAATCTTGACACTAACAACAGGATCAAACTCGCCAGAACCAGAGCCATGGCGAGGAACTACC AGCCACGGTTTCAAGTAGGCCACTCGCAGCGTGCGTTGCAAGGAATAGTGCAAGAGACGAAAGACTTGTCCATCATTTCGTCGAAGGTGGACGGAAAGGAAGCAATTCAGTCGGTCGTCCCGCTGCCCATGCCACGTGTGAAGGGAAAAGAACTGACCGAACTGGCCGCCTCCACGCCTGGATGGGGAAATTTCTACGTGATCAAAGGAGATGAAGCGGTGGTCATCAATGCTAGAGATAAAGGAGACGCGCCAAAAG CGAAGAGCGCACGCAAAAAGTGGACGAAAATCGAGTCGAGCAGCTCTGAGGAGAGAATAACCACCTCAGTAAGGATGCATAATTCACCTACGACCCAGTATCAAAGCAGGCAGCAGAGAGCAGTGACCTCTGTCTCAAAATCTTCACCAGCACTGCCGCGACTATCAAGCG GCTTAGGAGGTAAATCTGCTTCAAGTGAAAGAGTGCAACCTTTGCCCAACCTCCAGAGGCACACTCCGGTTCCAGCTATAAAGCGCAGGACGCCAGCTTCTGCCCAAAATTCTGTTGCGCTCCCTCCATTGCATTCGCCGACGGCAGATGATAGCAGTGTGCGATTCCGAACTTATACCAGGAGCAGAAGTGGAAAAGAAAGGCCCAGTCCCTTGTCACCATCTAAAGCCAAAGTTTCCGTTGTAAAACAGACCAATATGATTTCAAAA GCCGACATCGAGCCTGGCACGATTGTGGCCGAGGCTGGCTCCACAGATGCTGGAACGTGGAGTGTCACACTGTCTGGTTTGTACCCGCAGCCAGAAATGGAACTACGACTCGTTTTTCCTCCTTTGGCAGACGGAGAAGAAGCAGTTGATGAAAACCCGAGTCCAAAGGGGGACAAAGAATCTCACAGAAAGAGCCCAAAAAGGCAAAACGACAAACACAGCAGAGTGCCTACACCTGCAGATGGGGAAAATTGCGCTAACTATATAATCAACATCAAAAACGGGGGCGAAAAGGATGTGGCGAATAGAAGAC caAGCAGCGCAATTTCAGTAAACTCAAATCGGCCGTCCCGTCCAAATTCGGCAGGAAGTCCAACTAGCAAGTCAAAAGCGTTGGTTCCT GTATCAAAAGCAATTGTCCCGCATCAAACAGAAATGCCTTTGACGACAAGCAGCGCGGAGGATATGCTTATGTGGCCGGAAATGCAGGCGCTCATCCAAGAACAAATGACGAGACACATTAAAAAGCAGATAACGACTGTTACCAGAAG CCAAACGATGACCACAACGACAGAGGGGGCAATCATGGTGCAAAGACTGCGTGGGGGAGAGAGCACTGAGGCGCTGACCTTTTCTCCCGAGCTGCAACCGCTCGAAGCCAACCACACGGTTGTGGCGACTCAAAGAAGGAAAAGAGCATCCAGCTAG